In a single window of the Olivibacter sp. SDN3 genome:
- a CDS encoding ABC transporter ATP-binding protein, translating to MRLLLKYLSRHKWLILLALLLASVNQIFSLLNPYILGNVLIDPYANKAQEFRERGADSTFFKGITIGLLMIIGAAMVSRIAKAFQDYVVNVVIQKFGARLYTDGLRHALRLPFQDFEDQRSGETLSILQKVRADCEKFITNFVNVLFATLVGIVFVVIVAFKLSPLLPLIYLVGAVVLSILTSFLSRKIKTIQLNILNDTTALAGSTTESLRNIELVKSLGLTQQEIGRLNDTTMKILKLELKKVKRIRSVSFVQGTFVNFLQQCIMFTLLFFVFRDKITVGQMMMMQFYSFFIFGPLQELGNVIMSYREAEASLNNLQRLLNKKVEYQPTSPKNIHSITQLRFEKVTFQHQSANQPALQGISFKVKQGETIAFVGPSGAGKTTLVKLLVGLYHPTDGHVYYNELSDKEIDFDELRHQIGFVTQDTQLFSGTIKENLLFVNPTASEEQMYDVIKKASGQSILTRAENGLETVIGEGGLKLSGGERQRLSIARSLLRQPHLMIFDEATSALDSITEDEISTTIRHITSQRQHMTIMIAHRLSTIMHADRIYVLEKGQIIETGSHQELLESKGLYFAMWRQQIGERKEDLTISSY from the coding sequence ATGCGATTATTACTGAAATATCTTAGCCGACATAAGTGGCTTATCTTGCTAGCATTGTTGTTAGCTTCCGTCAACCAAATTTTCTCCCTTTTGAATCCATATATACTGGGTAATGTATTAATAGACCCTTATGCAAATAAAGCGCAAGAATTTAGAGAAAGGGGAGCAGATAGTACTTTTTTTAAAGGAATTACCATCGGATTATTGATGATAATCGGCGCCGCAATGGTTTCCAGGATTGCCAAGGCATTTCAAGACTATGTGGTGAATGTGGTTATCCAAAAGTTTGGTGCAAGGCTCTATACAGATGGGTTAAGACATGCCTTAAGGCTTCCTTTTCAAGATTTTGAAGACCAGAGAAGTGGCGAAACACTTTCCATACTCCAAAAGGTACGCGCCGATTGCGAGAAGTTTATTACCAATTTTGTTAATGTATTATTTGCCACATTAGTTGGAATCGTATTTGTTGTAATTGTTGCCTTTAAACTTAGTCCACTACTACCCCTGATCTATCTGGTTGGCGCCGTGGTGCTATCTATTCTGACAAGTTTTCTCAGTAGAAAAATTAAGACGATACAGCTCAACATCCTGAATGACACTACTGCGCTTGCCGGCTCCACTACAGAATCGCTCCGTAATATAGAATTGGTTAAAAGCTTGGGCCTTACGCAGCAGGAAATTGGCAGACTCAATGACACCACCATGAAGATCCTTAAACTTGAACTTAAAAAAGTGAAACGTATACGATCTGTTAGCTTTGTTCAGGGCACCTTTGTAAATTTTCTTCAACAATGTATTATGTTTACCTTGTTATTCTTTGTATTCCGAGATAAAATAACGGTTGGACAAATGATGATGATGCAGTTTTATTCTTTTTTCATTTTTGGTCCTCTGCAAGAACTTGGAAACGTCATTATGTCTTACCGCGAAGCGGAAGCCTCTTTAAATAATTTACAGCGCTTACTTAATAAAAAAGTAGAATACCAGCCCACGTCTCCAAAAAACATACATAGCATTACACAGCTTCGTTTTGAAAAAGTAACTTTCCAACATCAATCAGCTAACCAACCCGCTCTTCAAGGTATCTCTTTTAAGGTAAAGCAAGGAGAAACGATTGCTTTTGTTGGCCCCTCGGGAGCAGGAAAAACAACTTTAGTGAAATTGCTTGTTGGACTCTATCATCCTACCGATGGCCACGTATATTACAATGAACTCTCCGATAAAGAAATTGATTTTGATGAACTGCGGCATCAAATCGGATTTGTTACGCAGGATACCCAGCTTTTTTCGGGAACCATCAAAGAAAATCTGCTATTTGTAAATCCTACAGCCTCCGAGGAACAGATGTACGACGTTATCAAAAAGGCCTCTGGTCAAAGCATTCTAACACGTGCAGAAAATGGTTTAGAAACCGTTATCGGGGAAGGAGGATTAAAATTATCCGGCGGAGAACGGCAACGCTTATCTATTGCCCGTTCTTTACTAAGGCAGCCGCATTTAATGATTTTTGATGAGGCCACTTCTGCGTTGGATTCCATAACGGAAGATGAAATATCAACTACCATTCGACATATTACTTCTCAACGTCAACATATGACCATTATGATTGCTCACCGTTTGTCGACTATTATGCATGCGGATAGAATTTATGTGCTCGAAAAGGGACAAATAATAGAAACTGGCAGTCATCAAGAATTGCTGGAATCGAAAGGTTTATATTTTGCGATGTGGCGACAACAGATAGGCGAAAGAAAAGAGGATCTTACTATCTCCAGCTACTAA
- a CDS encoding GNAT family N-acetyltransferase, giving the protein MNLRIIKESDNKTLANILRKSLEEFNIPKEGTVYTDPATDNLYQLFQQPKSIYYVAEEGETILGGCGIYPTEALPTGHAELVKLYLSAQSRGKGIGKMLLDKCFETALSFGYTHLYLESFPQFTKAVNMYEKAGFKKLSHPLGNSGHYACNIWMVKEL; this is encoded by the coding sequence ATGAACCTTAGAATTATTAAAGAAAGTGATAATAAAACCTTAGCGAATATATTAAGGAAATCACTCGAAGAATTTAACATTCCTAAAGAGGGCACTGTTTATACAGACCCTGCCACAGACAACCTCTATCAGCTTTTTCAACAACCAAAAAGCATTTATTATGTTGCCGAAGAGGGAGAAACAATACTGGGAGGATGTGGTATCTATCCGACGGAGGCTTTACCCACAGGCCATGCAGAACTCGTAAAGCTTTACCTGTCTGCACAAAGCCGGGGTAAAGGCATAGGCAAAATGCTATTGGATAAATGTTTTGAAACGGCCCTTAGTTTCGGGTATACACACTTGTATCTAGAATCATTTCCGCAATTCACAAAAGCTGTTAATATGTATGAAAAAGCTGGTTTTAAAAAGCTTTCACACCCACTAGGTAATTCCGGGCACTATGCTTGCAACATCTGGATGGTTAAGGAACTCTAG
- a CDS encoding MarR family winged helix-turn-helix transcriptional regulator codes for MSNVIDQSGLLAISTRLQRLSDMLRKDGQKIYASYGIDFEPKWFPVIYTLHQKHPLSVLEIATEIGYSHPSTISLLRELEKKKLIRSKRDKEDERKRLLILTEKGRLLINQMQPVWQTMVAALTALTNTENNLMNAIDEVEQQMNVQSFYQRAQSIKNTSDNH; via the coding sequence ATGAGTAATGTAATTGACCAATCGGGATTGCTGGCTATTTCTACTCGCCTGCAACGATTAAGTGATATGCTTAGAAAAGATGGGCAAAAGATATATGCATCATACGGTATAGATTTCGAACCCAAATGGTTTCCGGTAATCTATACCTTACATCAAAAACACCCATTAAGTGTATTGGAAATAGCTACTGAAATAGGTTATTCACATCCATCTACCATTAGCCTTCTAAGGGAGTTGGAAAAGAAAAAGCTGATTCGATCAAAACGTGATAAAGAAGACGAAAGAAAGCGGCTACTTATTCTTACGGAGAAAGGCAGGTTGTTGATCAACCAGATGCAGCCGGTATGGCAAACGATGGTTGCTGCTCTTACTGCTCTTACCAATACTGAAAATAACCTTATGAACGCCATTGACGAGGTGGAACAACAAATGAACGTACAAAGCTTTTATCAAAGAGCCCAATCTATAAAAAACACAAGTGATAACCATTAA
- a CDS encoding redoxin family protein, with amino-acid sequence MVYCSIAIFFPALSSFSTISQQDKQEETALQINDKAPDFSLIGTDDKQYSLKDFEQADILVIIFTCNHCPTAQAYEDRIIDFTETYKDSGVAVVAVSPNNPQSVRLDELGYSEYNDTLEEMKMRAADKQYNFPYLYDGDQQQMSKQYGAVATPHVFIFDKERILRYKGRFDDRENPREVENHNTIDAVESLLAAQEITVKETKTFGCSVKWLEKESGVKKADEDWSKEPVAMEMIDTAQIASLLKNDSDKMRLINIWATWCGPCVTEFPDFVVINRMYRNRPFEFITISADHPDKSDPVLAFLKEKGAANKNFLFNSKNKYELIEAIDENWQGALPYTLLVAPGGKILYSKQGEMNPLEMKKKILEHIGRYYF; translated from the coding sequence ATGGTTTACTGTTCAATTGCTATCTTCTTTCCGGCACTAAGCAGCTTTAGTACCATATCCCAGCAAGACAAACAAGAAGAAACTGCTCTTCAGATCAATGATAAGGCGCCTGATTTTTCGTTGATTGGTACGGATGACAAGCAATACAGTTTAAAAGACTTTGAACAGGCAGACATATTGGTAATCATTTTCACCTGCAACCATTGCCCAACCGCCCAAGCCTATGAAGACCGCATCATTGACTTTACCGAGACCTATAAGGATAGCGGAGTGGCTGTGGTTGCCGTATCGCCTAACAACCCACAGTCCGTGCGTTTGGATGAATTGGGCTATAGCGAATACAATGATACATTGGAAGAAATGAAGATGCGCGCAGCAGATAAACAATATAATTTCCCCTACCTATACGATGGCGATCAACAACAGATGTCAAAACAATATGGTGCGGTAGCTACGCCCCATGTTTTCATTTTTGATAAAGAGCGCATACTCCGTTATAAGGGGAGGTTTGATGACAGGGAAAATCCACGGGAAGTAGAAAATCACAATACCATAGACGCTGTTGAGTCTCTTTTGGCAGCGCAGGAGATTACGGTGAAGGAAACAAAAACTTTTGGCTGCAGTGTTAAATGGCTGGAAAAAGAAAGTGGTGTAAAAAAAGCGGATGAAGATTGGTCAAAAGAGCCCGTTGCCATGGAAATGATAGATACCGCACAGATAGCCTCTTTATTGAAGAATGACTCCGACAAGATGCGACTGATTAACATATGGGCTACCTGGTGCGGACCATGTGTTACTGAATTCCCAGATTTTGTTGTCATTAATAGAATGTACAGAAACAGACCCTTCGAGTTTATAACGATAAGCGCCGATCACCCTGATAAATCTGACCCCGTATTAGCATTTCTAAAAGAGAAAGGAGCTGCCAATAAAAATTTCCTTTTCAATAGCAAGAATAAATATGAGTTGATAGAAGCCATTGATGAAAACTGGCAAGGCGCGTTACCTTATACCCTGCTCGTTGCCCCGGGCGGCAAGATTCTTTATAGCAAACAGGGTGAAATGAACCCACTTGAAATGAAGAAAAAAATCTTAGAACATATTGGTCGATATTATTTTTGA
- a CDS encoding GNAT family N-acetyltransferase, whose translation MYQIETLNNQDIDQIINLILPIQQIEHHIAVDIQDQPDLLAIEHYYHHAGGCFWGIKHNCEIIATIALIKLPSDQGGVIRKMFVKKEYRGKELGLAQMLLAHLINYAQEIKLKTLYLGTVHTLRAAIRFYERNHFVQINKNNLPSNFPIMEVDDVFYSLQLNTENE comes from the coding sequence ATGTATCAGATAGAAACGTTAAACAATCAAGATATTGATCAGATCATCAACCTCATTTTGCCCATTCAGCAAATAGAACATCATATTGCTGTTGATATACAAGACCAACCAGACTTATTGGCCATCGAGCACTATTATCATCATGCGGGTGGTTGTTTTTGGGGCATAAAGCATAACTGCGAAATAATAGCAACTATCGCTTTGATTAAGCTGCCCAGCGATCAAGGTGGTGTAATTCGCAAAATGTTTGTGAAAAAAGAATACCGAGGAAAAGAACTGGGATTGGCCCAAATGCTACTAGCGCATCTGATCAACTACGCGCAAGAAATAAAACTAAAAACCTTATATCTTGGAACAGTACATACGCTCCGGGCGGCAATACGTTTCTATGAACGCAATCACTTTGTACAAATAAACAAAAATAATTTACCATCTAATTTTCCGATAATGGAAGTAGATGATGTTTTTTATTCACTGCAATTAAACACCGAAAATGAGTAA
- a CDS encoding phosphatase PAP2 family protein, which produces MELKIRPLLLIIILFVLWNSPKAYCSSFSSDSLAKEEKKVTHDAIRFADGVVHTVISPVRWKSDDWLKAGGVVAGTALLTLADKPVRSFWQNRNSGAWDAVERAGFHYGKPYAAFIMTGGFYLTGLVFKNEWARETGLILATAYLTSGAVQTFMKTAIGRARPATEVGPWGFDPFSPEAGYHSFPSGHIQIAAVSAIVLANRVEKPWLKALFYSTAGVTLVSRMYSDSHWVSDMAFGGAISWFCTKSIIQRMEKNKYDNPLKRKDKISWNMTPTLGGLSIVGRF; this is translated from the coding sequence ATGGAACTAAAAATAAGGCCGCTACTTTTAATCATTATTTTGTTTGTCTTATGGAATTCCCCAAAGGCATATTGCTCCTCTTTTTCTTCAGATTCTTTAGCAAAGGAAGAAAAAAAAGTAACACATGATGCTATTCGTTTTGCAGATGGGGTAGTACATACAGTTATTTCACCGGTAAGGTGGAAAAGCGACGACTGGCTGAAAGCGGGAGGAGTGGTCGCAGGAACTGCTTTGCTGACACTGGCTGACAAGCCTGTACGTAGTTTCTGGCAAAATAGGAATTCAGGTGCTTGGGACGCTGTCGAACGAGCCGGGTTTCATTATGGAAAACCTTATGCTGCTTTTATTATGACCGGAGGTTTTTATCTTACGGGTTTGGTATTCAAAAACGAATGGGCGAGGGAAACCGGCTTAATACTGGCCACAGCTTACCTTACCAGTGGGGCCGTACAAACCTTTATGAAAACGGCTATAGGAAGGGCAAGACCTGCTACCGAAGTCGGCCCATGGGGCTTTGATCCGTTCTCTCCAGAAGCAGGTTATCATTCGTTTCCTTCAGGACATATACAAATTGCTGCTGTAAGCGCAATTGTACTAGCGAATAGAGTAGAAAAGCCGTGGTTAAAAGCACTGTTTTATAGCACAGCAGGGGTTACATTGGTTAGCCGTATGTATTCAGATTCCCATTGGGTTTCGGATATGGCGTTTGGCGGAGCAATATCGTGGTTCTGTACAAAATCAATCATTCAACGTATGGAAAAGAATAAATATGATAACCCACTCAAGAGGAAAGATAAGATTTCCTGGAATATGACCCCAACTTTGGGGGGGCTAAGTATTGTAGGTAGATTTTAG